The Equus asinus isolate D_3611 breed Donkey unplaced genomic scaffold, EquAss-T2T_v2 contig_583, whole genome shotgun sequence genome includes the window TTAatgactcggccatggagccagccccttcttagtgcctttgtaaaaatgttagtcaggtttatttctgtctcttttttcgTTTTAGTGGCCTATgtcttttttataccattaccatatggttttgattactatatctttgtaacacagcttgaaatcagctttgttcttgatcaagattgctgtagctatttggggtcttatgggttccatgcaagttttaagatttttttctatttcttggaaaaatgccattggatgttgataagcattgcttggaatctgtagatcatttagGGTATAACGAACATTATAACAGCATCgattctttccatgcttgagcACAGATACcctttcagcttatttgagtcttcttcagtttcttttaccaatatttcatagttttcagtgtacagatttcacctcctttagtaaatttattcctaaatattttattctttttgatgctattgtaaatgagatcttaattctttttcaggtagtgtattgttagtgtatagaaatgtaacttatttttgcatattaattttatatcctgcaagtttattgaattcatttattggttttaacagttttttgtggagtctttagggtttactatatgtaagatcatgtcaactacaaacagagaaaattttacttcatcctttcttattcagatgccttttatttatttttctttcctaatttctttggctaggattttagtactatgttaattagaagtggcaagagtggcacccttgtcttgttcttaatctcagagagaaagtgttcagctttttctgttgagtatgatgttagctgtgggaatgattgtatgattttaattcttcattttgttaatgtctctTTATTGATTAacacatattgaaacatcctttcatcgCAGGATATGTCCTGCttgattatggtatatgatcctcttaatatgctgttgaattcagtttgctaatttttgagactttttgcatctatgtttatcagcaatattagcctgtaatttccttttcttctagtgtcctaattgggctttgctatcaggataaGTCTGGTCTTATAAATGAGTTCGgaagtgctcctttctcttccgtttttgaaacagtttaagaaggattggtgttaattcttctttaattgtttagtcagattcacaagtgaagccatctgatcctggactttcatttgttggaggatttttgattactaattcaatcttattccttgatattagtcctgtttggattttctacttctttttatttctacttttttgttcaattcatttaaacgagacaaaaacaaacagcaatttaactatttctcccatctccttcctcccacccctggcaaccaccagtctggtctctgtatccatgagcttgtatctatctatcgatcgatctttctatagtatatagcatacatatctagcatacatattatagagtatatacatggtgtatagttcatagtgtgtataaatagtgtgtgtttgtatagatatattccacatataagagagatcctacagtatttgtctttctctgtctgacttattgtatttagcataatgtctcagggtccaacaacatggtcacaaatggcaagatttcactcttttttatggctgaataatattacattgtatatgtagatatcatttctgtttcctcatgacagtcttggtagattttacatttctagaaattcatccatttcttcagatcatctaaattgttagcatatagttgttcataataatatgtaatgTGCTTTTTTattctgtggtatcatttgtaatgtgtaatctttcatttttgattgtattttttgacccctctttttttttcttgattagtccagccaaattttcgccaattttgtttacctttaaaaaaaagcatttctcagtttaattgatctcttttattgtttttagtctcagttttatttatttctactacaaacttaggacttaatttattcttttactagttctttggaaacttcaaggttaggttgtttatttaaggtttttttttatgcagacattagctcctataaaatttctcttattaactattttcattccacctcaaaagtttagtatgtggaagtgtagtttgagatttttaaatttattatataaatttattatattaaacagaataatttcaactacagcttgcatggtaataactttatatttgtcaactttctctttcaccagtcccctcttttctagtgttaaaaaatatacaagatgtttccatttccaacataaaaacaaattaattaaaaatggtctaagtttttggaattgttacattcaatgacttgaatgaatctccagacaagtatgctcagtgaaaaaaagccaatcctgaaaaattatatagtgtataaaactcctctcatataatatttatgtaatatacataaattcatgtaattcatgatggaattatagagttgagaataaattaatgatttccacgaattaggggagggtgtgttggtgtggcagtaaatggcaaactgatggactctcatggtaatgaacctgatctgtatcttgaccgcagtggaggacactctaacctacattcataataaacttacatagaactaaacgcacacacccacacacatactttcgagaaaagtaaaactaggaaaatctgagaaatattgagaaattttatcaatgtctctgtgctggttataattattgtactttagttttataagatgtcatccttgaggaaagatgggtaaaagttacttagtatctctctgcattatatcttacaatagcatatgaatctaagattacctctcaaaagaaaagagtttaaattaaacaacaacaacaaatcaagtatttatacaaacaacatgggtgaatctcaaaaacatgtagaatgacagaactcttactcaaaactggatgccatagaactccactagtataaacgcccagaaaacaaactaatccaaggtggtaaaaagtcagaacaatgtggaaacttctggggtttggggcaaggattaacgggaatgggcgtaggaggaagaaattttctgcaggataaattcaacacactacgtgggtgtatgcatttgccagaattcattgagtggtacatttaaatttgtgtatctgactgtatttaagtaaaaatatagcatatgtagtttcacataccaatttttttaattgaaaatatagaaataaaatttaaaaataagcaaacaactctaattagttaatattatatatctatcctcagatgttcaggggctaaagtgtaccagtgtctgaaattcactttgaaacaaataaaataaataaaatggactaaatggagaaaggcattcataaatatatagttatgtgataaataaaaaacagttaaatgaagatagaaatatgagcattgactgtatataagtctttcaacttattcatttataaaataattttcatactccaatgttgggagaaaaacaaaaatatcaaagaatatataaaaacaaaagatgtagcagcgtgggcgggtcgcgcgggctgcggagaggcgggccgggcgcggagcaggggagaggcccgcggcggcggcggcggcggcggcggtggagactGGCCCTGGCGGCTCGGGCCCCGCATCGGAGCAGGCCTCGCGGCGCTCCCCCGGCCGGCGAGCtggtcagcgaggcccaggccgcccgcgcggcgcggggagcgattgttactttagctgatgggtgcttatcggacggcccacatggagaagagcttcatcgctgcagaaagtgctgttggacagcgctgatctggactcctgtcttagccttggttgtggatgtcatgttcttgaaatcatgaatcctATTTATAGCCCTGGTTCCTCTGGGGTTCCCTATgcaaatgccaaaggaattggttatccagctggtttccccacGGGCTACACAGCAGCGGCTCCCgcctactcccccaacatgtaCACTGGAACgaaccccaccttccaaacaggttacactcctggcacaccttacaaagtgtcctgttcccccaccagtggggcagtgccaccatactcctcctcccccaacccctaccaGACCGCCGTGTACCCCGTGCGAAGTGCCTACCCCCAGCAGAGCCCATACGCACAGCAAGGCACATACTGCACACAACCCCTGTACGCAGCACCTCCTCACGTCATCCACCACACCACGGTGGTGCAGCCCAATGGCATGCCGGCGACGGTGTACCCTGCACCTATCCCTCCACCTACAGGCAACGGGGTCACCATGGgcatggtggctgggaccactatggcgatgtcagcaggtaccctgctgactgcccactccccaactcctGTCGCCCCTCACCCAGTCACGGTGCCCACATATCAGGCCCCCGGAACACCCACCTACAGCTACGTGCCCCCTCAGTGGTGATCACCCTGCGATGTTTGAGGATGGAGCTGTGCGGTCACATAATGGAGGTTCCACAGCTGGTGCTGCAGGCCTGGCGCCTCCAGCCCGGACTTTCTTCCTAATGCTCTGACACTTAGCTAGCACTCCTGCGGCCCGCCCGGCAGGTCCCAGCGCCATGAGTCTCCAGCTGACTCTGGGTTGTTCTTACAGCAAATCCTGTTTTGTGGGCTGCCTGGCAATTTTTTAGCTAACTATAATGATAAAAACGGAGTATTAATCTATTCAGAATCACATCTAGttgaatgcatgtttaaaaaacaaacacaaaaacaaagcttgctcaatctacctgcagtgactgatgcaaacccatcatatgcaaaatccaaaggaatgggAAGTGTTTTATAGCTTGTATCCCTAATGCACTGTTGTAACGTATGCCAAGTCTTAAAGTTGTACGTGTTAAAGCGAATTTCTtcatagagcaaaaaaaaaaaacgaaagatgTAAAGATTTTGAGTAACTCAGCTAtacaaatacacaatttattaagtgactattgattacaacccttaaataagttaaaataaattgaatatttataaggaaaaaataagaaagaattctgcacttagaaattgagaacaagtcttctaaattgctataggtttaggaagatgtaaaaagaaatatatcaagatgtatgaaaaagaaggagataCTTTTCAAACTTGTAGGATATGACTGAAGACATATGGTAGAAGGGACATAAATTGCGGCCTGCATTTAATATTtagtcacagaaatacatttacagGAATGTTAGGCAATATATCTGGGGAATTAAgagatatctgagaaaaacaaactaaaaataaagtaaaacaaaagtcttctgccatataaaaaatgattaatttaccataaagtaaaatttaaaacaaacagtaaacaggttctggaagttaaggatgaagattttataagaaacacaaagggaaaaaaagtataagaaaaactggatgaaaatgctacatacaaaaattaattgttaaagaatatataactaaaaaaagTGCTAATTAACAGAACAGACATAACCAGTTACTGATTATTCTGCTGAATTGTCACACAGTGTAACCCTCTCAGACAACATCCAGGTAAACAAATTGCTTTAACATAATAAGcatcaccaaaataaagtaaataagtaaatgcacaggaggagatatttgaagaaataatgaaatttttttcccatttgaagcaagattatatttccccctcaaaattgatatgcaatgccaaacataatatagtaaaaaaaatctacacatgggcatatttgtaaagtttaagaccatgaaaggtaaagagaaaattctaaactttctcaaaagaatgccttacaaaacaaaataattatggtcTCATCTGGCTATTCCGTGGCAACACTGATATATTTTATGCTCAATTTtgcaataaggaaactaaaagcttcagttattttcccaaaaatacagcaaatgggagagcctgtcaatgttgtccgaatttattcctaagtagttggATCCCGAGTTTCCTATACTCATCACCATATACACTTGTGTGTGCTCCTCTATATACGTgacttttatttgtccttcaactagtatctacccagttgaatgcaagtacaatatggcaagcaatgtcctcagcactttggatgcatcagtgaagaacaaagacaaaaatgcttaTGGGTGCATTATATTTTAggttgagtgcatgtgtgtgtgggaaaggcagatactaaacgtaaacataataaataggtaaattctattgtatgctagaagatcatcagtgctacagtgaaaggaaaagtgggacaaAAGTGAGGCCCATCAAGAGTGACGGGGGTGATAGTGGGGAGCTCATGCTAGGCCCCACTGAGTAGCTACCTTTGGagcacagactggaaagaaatgagggaattcaccccatagattcttggagaaagagcagtctagtaagaggaacctccaagtgcaccagccctcaggcatgactgtggacagtgtgttctagaatcacatggatgcctgtttggttggaaggaagaggagaaggtgagagcagtgagagatgaggtcagagggtaaGTAGGACCTACACTGGTAGGGTCCTGGAGGCCTTCATGGGGACCATGGCTTTGGCTCCAAGGTTGCTGGGAAGCTGTTGCAGGGCTTTGAGCTGGGGAGTGCCATGATCTGACTCTCACATAGGACTCGGGCTACTCTGTTGAGGGTAGGTTGCTGAGGGACATGGACTGAAGAAGGGAGATtaggcaaacatttcagaaattcgaGTGAAAGTTAtgagcagctcagagcagagtggtagctgtggaggTCCTGAGAAGTCAccagattctgggtgtgtttggaggtagaaccaacagaaaagctggtggacgggacacagagtgtgtgcagtgagaaccctcatgggtgacctcaaagctttgggcttgaggcgctgaaaaaagtcactgccattcaaagtactgaggaaggaggtgctggggcagTATGGGATGGGGGATCAGGATACAGGTTTGGACTTATGATGTCGGAGATGTTTAAGAGCCATTCAAAGGGAAAGGTCACCTAGACAGGTGGATGAGTGACTGAATCagcaagcaaatatatatgaaatctttaggaaccatcaaaacaaaggcaaacaacccactagaaaaaaagtgtgcaaaaggaatgaacaatagtgtaacagaaattgtggatgaccaataaacatatcaaataccactgagtataattaataattatggaaatgaaaatgaaagcattaggtagtattccacacctgctatttttttgtcaaatactcaAGTGAGCGAACGGACCAGGTTTGGACAATGATGTGAAGCACAGTGAACTCGGATGCATTGGGGGTAGAAGTATAAATCTGTGcaatcactgaaaaataaacaggaattaCCTGGTAAAGGttctacaatcatttatttttgtcttaagtgttcactgtaaaacaatTTCTACTTTCACAAGGAGACTTGTCCAGATACACTCATTGAACTCTTATTTGTAATTgcagaaaattagaggaaaaagacctgagtagattgtgtttaaacaacataaaactatacagaagttattatccttttaagtgatttataaacatcAGCACATCAGCATATCCCAggacaaaaggcaagaaaagaaaagacaaaagaacacttccagtgtgattctttgaatataaagctcaaaagagacacacacatatttgaaGATACAAACACTTACGATAAGGttataaagaaaccaaaggattgactgaaacaaatttaaaaatgtagctctctgggaaatgtaggaagaggccaccaggggtttgaatggattgctgatgtatatttcctatatatgtgatgatcacaggttattacattttattttaaatgtgtaaatattaataagatgtattctcttgtgtgtacaatatattttataataagaattaaaataattttaattttaaaagtttcaaaaatcagcaCAAAACCACTAAGGAGACTTCACCTTGTGGTTCTACTTCACCATATTAATGAGTACACTATTGTCATCCCACTCTCGATATACTTGCAAACACAGACCTGCTTCTGTTAAGCAAATGATCCACTCACTGCGttccagaaataacctaaatatggcaagcactcaataacatTTGCACCAAAGTAGACCGGAAATCAGCAGTTGATTTGAACATTCACAGCAATGGGAAGTCCAATGGCTAACAAATACGGGAGGAGATGATCACTTCCATACCTAATCcatagacagcaataaaatattactttattctcaccAGAATGATGATAAACTTAGCATCATGGTTGTGggatcccaaacaagcaaaaagatgatggaGGACATATTACTGTAGATGCGAcaaaaaaagtgcataaatttggaccaacttgtggaagaatcttaaacaatttctgctccagacacaccccaaagactaatagtatgcatatcaaatacatgtgtatttacacgtttggagaaaagttttctgtgacaagaaactctagttaaataaatctgcagatctgaaacaggtgaaatgttgcagaatgggtggatctgaactacaggctctgtcactggggcagagggcagcagcttcccagagatagagatgaactggagcaagaccctttatgtgatgtcggaggacgtggtgggcttttgccttttgcaaagggctaatacatattaatcaaactgatatctgtggttaagcttttaatgggaagttttgaggtcaggaatttgaggagaaaggctcagtattactgcaaaggaaataagacaaactgtcttctggctgtggacctgctatgtccacaatatctgaatggggaacacaactcaagtcatgaatcatgggaaccagttttgagtttgaaccccagatatctgctgagaggaagttataagctgctagacagaaagggtaagcacagatggtgggagacagaatataatgtgtaagtgagtttgtctgtgtatttgcgtgacacagagagagagatccaaatagttgagtctaatgttaaaaaaaaaaataaccccaaactaccatagaaataggaacttgttacaggtggaatttatattgtggataagaaaagtcttgcaacatacacatgcacacttgaaatttaatgaaatagaagtataacttccattttaaaagaacaggaaattttgaaacaaatcaggaaggatgaaaggagaaaaatgaatgcaaaataaacaaaaccagaaacttggaaacgtaaaatatatgcactgaaataaaaaataaaataaatgggacgcattctagaatcaacatagcccaataaaaatttagtttactagaagacaataatgagatatctgcccagtatgtgacaaagaaaagaaggtaagaaatataaaaagctgttataatatggagaaaatgaagagcgcatggaggtaaggggtaataaaaattagctatgaattttgcaccctttaataagatacacaaagactaagcgccatacagtatgttagaaaattgtgactttccaaatcataattaattatttggagtattattaacatctgttttataatgttataataatgataattatgttattattatcttaaacatttattggatccaaatactttctttcaaattagcacaagaaaaaatgggggTGCAGAGATTGTGGGAGGCCTCAAACATGTTTCAATCCAAACGCTGTCTTTAAGTAGCTGGGAAGGTAGAAGCCTACGTAGAAGACGATGAATATAATCTTGCGCTGGTGCATTACCAGAGTagtaggaaggagagacagctaatggcacttttcttatcctagaagttctccaagataatcaataattttccttccatgagtgctgaaattgaagtacctactgaaataagtcaattcatcctatcctatgatttttgtattttttactgacttgagtgaatgttttaccaaattgataccatttgctgggttttgtttttgaatagtctagcctccattcttgggctttatgagtaagtgaaatgtgtgtaaactttaaacaatcaaataccttcttatgaagtaaattagttgaataatatgtatttctacatccaataatatgcccaagtatatttttatttcagtgatagttttggcataaatgctgacatggtcaaaatattaaaataaagctgttatgaatctGGAGTGATGACTTCAAGATACTGAAATAAGTGGTAATGTTGGAGAAAACAGTGCATCCTTGGAATGATGAACTTATTCCAACCGCCAACCATCAACCCCTTAGGATAGATTCTCAGGCTAACAGAGTCCTCAAGACCCACACTCAGAATGGGccaaaaaggctgagaaacttcAGAATCCCAGTGGGAGAGGCAGTGAAGGCTACTGGGCTGTTccaatttctgaggaattaagCTTGGGGGTTTCTGGGTGTAGGATTTTGTTTGCACTTTAAGATCTCTTAAAAATGTCAACCAGATGgttttcagctttattatgtAGGTTTTTTTCCCAAGCAGAGCTATGATTAAACTAGATACTTCAATGGGCATCACAGTTTCTCATGTATTATAGAACCCTCTGCACTGGcacaaaatttctcaaactttactcAAAGTTGTTCAAAGTTTCTCATCTGTGTCCCCCATTAGGCAGAGCAGGCACACGTCAGGCCACTGGCTGGACAGCATTTTCTAAGCGGACATCTCTCATCGTGGTCGAGGGCTGACTTCATCTCTCCCACAGACCCTCTGCGGACAGTGGGGGAGGCGGCCGTGGCTGCAAGTCTTCAGCTGCTGCCCAACCTTCTTTGGTGACAGCCCAGGTCTGGCTGGCAGTCTCTCACATTTATTAGCTATTTTGCCCCTaacctaaagagaaataaaatatttatgtgtaattAGGGAGCATTTAAAACACAGTTTCAGGCAGCATAATGCCTTTCAGCATCATGACAAAATTCCTATGACAAAGTTATTTCACCTGAACTGTAACATCCAGTTAGAAGTAATACGTGAGTTCAGCAAGGCTgctggataaaatattaatatacaaaatcaactgcatttttaCACACTGCCATTGctcaatctaaaaaagaaattaaaaatacaatcccatttacaataacatcaaaaatactttggaattaatttaacaaaagcagggcaaaacttatactctgaaaactgtaaaacatcttggaaagagattaaagaagaccTGAGTAATGGAAAGCCATCTCATGATCATGAGTCAAAATAGTTAATactattaaaatgacaatattccacatattgatctacagattctacGCAGTTCTTCTCAAAATCTCATCCAGCTTCTCtgcagaaattaacaagctgaagaactttaaaacagaGCACTTAGAACAtgatcttaggggctggccccatggccaagtggttaagttcgcgccctccactCTGATGGCacaggggttttgctggtttggatcctgggtgcagacatggcaccgctcatcaggccatgctgaggcagtgccccatatagcacaaccagaggcactcaaaactaggatatacaactatgcactcataggatttggggagaaggagaaaaaaaaaaagatgattggcaacagttgttatctcagttgccaatctttaaaaaaaaggatgtaaTCTTAAAAAGTAgtcaattattatatataataaatcataaattagCAAGTTAGTGTCTTTTTCCTCCTGCATCCCAACAAAGACAGGTAAAGGTGAGTCATTTAGGTGACTTTTTCCTActcaatttctgcctctgtacTTTTTGTAATTTACTGTCTTCTTGCAGAAATTCTGAAATGCCTTCTAGTAATCTAAGTAATCTTATCCAGAATTGGCTCAGATATCAAGTTACTTGCTAATGAATGCACTGATAATATCAGTGTAATGATAACATCATTGTAAAGCAAGGATGCATAGTCCTGTTGGGATGGCCGCCAACACTTGCGTGGTTCCCATT containing:
- the LOC139044073 gene encoding myelin-associated neurite-outgrowth inhibitor-like, giving the protein MNPIYSPGSSGVPYANAKGIGYPAGFPTGYTAAAPAYSPNMYTGTNPTFQTGYTPGTPYKVSCSPTSGAVPPYSSSPNPYQTAVYPVRSAYPQQSPYAQQGTYCTQPLYAAPPHVIHHTTVVQPNGMPATVYPAPIPPPTGNGVTMGMVAGTTMAMSAGTLLTAHSPTPVAPHPVTVPTYQAPGTPTYSYVPPQW